A region of the Myxococcus stipitatus DSM 14675 genome:
CCGCACGGCCCAGTCCAGCATCGCGTCGCTGTCCTCCACGCGGATGCGGCTCAGGGACATGCCCCCGCCGCCCGAGTCGAACAGCGTCTTCATGTTGACGCTGATTTCGTCGGACGTGGGGCTCGTCACCGAGGTGCAGCGGACTCCGCCACACGAAGCCGGCTTCCACTGCTGCTCATCCTGGAGCGCGTAGAGCTCGGTGAGGTAGCTGGAGACACGCGAGCTGGGGTGGATGAGCGCGACGCCATCCTGGAGGTTTCCGAACGGGTCCTTCAGCCGCAGCACCCGGTCTCCTCGGGGGAGCGCGAAGGAGAAGGTGCCGCGCACGTCCCACGCCGCGTCGTGCGCGAGCGGATAGGTGCTCCCGGGCAGCTCGTCCTTCCGGGAGACCTCGGAGCGCGGCAGCTTGCTTCCGCTGAGCGCGACCTCCGAGAGGTGCACGACGATGATGTCCCCCAGCGCCACGTCCACGTCGGGGAGCGTCGCGAGGGGCCGCTCGATGCCGCCTGCCCACAGCGTGATGTTCGTCATGGGGCCCGACTGGAGCACCTCCAGCTCCACACGCCCCTCCGCGCCGAACTCCCGGCTGGGGTCGATCTCCGAGATGCGCAGCCGCGCGGGCGTGGCGAAGCCCCGGAAGTCGGCGGAGTCGGACGGCGACTGCACCCGCGCCCCCAGCCGGTCCTTCACCGTGTCCGAGACCGTCACTTCATACTGCTCGCGCGGCACCTGAAAGGCCGTCTGCAACCGCACCTCGGACGTCCCCTGGGGCGTCGCGCCAGTGACGGTGAGGCCCGGAATGGAGAACTGGCCGCCAGCGGGGTCCACGGTGCTCACATCGAGCCGCCGGTCGAAGCGAACCTCGACCTGCGTGGCCGACAGCGCCTGCGCGAACACCACGCGGGGCGAGGCACATGCGACTGCCTCCAGCTGCTCCCACTTCCAGAGCGTCGGCTGCGCATACGAGCCATTCGCCCACAGCGGCGTGGTGAAGGCCACCCGGCAACCCGGGGTCAGCTCGGGGCTCTGCTCCAGCTCCGGCAGGCGGAACAGCAGCCGATAGGCATACGTGGAGCCCGTGGGCACTCCCACCGTCGCGAGCCGGATGGACGAGAACCCACTCCCCGTCCCGTCGCTCGTGTACGCGCCGACGAGCTCACCGCGGAGCGTGACGAGCTCGGAGGAATACTGCGGGATGCTCGTGGGCAGGACGACGCCGCTCACGTCCTGCGCCAACGCCTTCACGGGGTACCCCGTCCCGAGCACCGTGAAGCTCGCGGCGTCGATGCCCGCCCGGAGCACCGTGCTCCGAGTGAGCTTGTTCACCTGGACCCGCACGCGCTCTCCGCCCACGGGGACGGGGGTGAGCGACGCGAGGGGGACCTCCACGAACAGGGCCGGGCCCGCCGTCTCCGCCTGGAGGAAGAAGCCCTCGGGCTCGAGCGGAGTCGACCCCACGCCCGGCTTGACGAAGGTGATGAAGGCACCGTCGATGGGACGGGGCTGCGTGGGGCTCGGCGAGGAGTCGCGCACGGCGGAGATCTGGGACGAGGCCGAGGTGCTCGCATCCAGGACGTACGTCTCCCGGCGAGTGGCCTCCACGTTTCCAACCGGGTCCACCGAGGCGAAGCGCACCGTCGTCGTCTGCCCCACGAGGAGGGGCTGCGAGTAGCGCGGTGAGCTGCTCGAGGGCTCCGAGCCATCCACCGTGTAGCGCGTCTCGCTGCATCCCTTGCCGGTGTCCTGACACGTGAGGTGCACGGCCAGCGGTCCATCGAAGGCGCCGCCCGCGGGCTCGGCGCGAGTCAGCGGGGCCTCCATGTCGAACTCGTAGTCCTCCTGGCGCGGCGCCTCCCACTGGCCCAGGGCATCCACCGAGCGGAAGCGCAGACGCGTGGCGTCGGAGAGCAGGAGGGGCTCGGTGTACGTGAGCCCGTGGGTCTCGGTGGGCTCGGTGCCGTCCAGCGTGTACCGAGTGCTCGCGCAGCCGATGCCCGCGCCATCGCCGCAGGACAGCACCACCGACTGCGCCGTGCGGAACAACCCGCCCGAGGGCGTGGCCACGGTGGTGGGCGCCGCGGTGTCCGACTTGAAGGCGTATTCCTCGCGCACGGTCTCGCTGTCGTTGTCCGCGCCATCCACCGCGAAGAAGAGCAGCGTCGAGGTCTTCGAGAGGGCGAGCGACTGCGTGTAGCGCGCGGATTGCCGCGTCGGCCAGGAGCCATCCAGCGTGTAGTAGAGCTGCGAACAGCTCGTGCCTCCTGTGTCCGCGCACGACAGCGTCACCGTCTGGGGCGTGAAGTACGTTCCCCCCCTTGGCAGCGCGGAGACCGTCGGCTTCTCCCGGTCGATGATGAACGTCACCGTCTTCACGGCCCCCGCGTGGCCCACCCTGTCCACCGAGTAGAACCGCAACACACCGCTCTCCACCACGGCGGTCGAACCCGACACGACCAACTGGAAGGGAGGCACGGGCGCGTTCGCGTCACGCGCGAACGAGGCGTAGGTGGCATAACAGCCCGAGCCCGAGAGGCCGTCATCACACGGCAGATACACCGTCATCCCGGTGTTGAACGTTCCCCCGGAGGGAGAGGCCACCGTCGAGGGCGGCGTGGTGTCGACGATGTAGGGCAGCGACCGGGTGGGCTCCTCGTTGCCCGCCTCATCCACGGCGAAGAACCCCACCTGCGTCCGGGACTCGATGAGGAGGGGGCCTTCGTAGACAGGAGAGCTTCTCGTCGGCTTCGTCCCGTCCAGCGTGTAGTGGATGCGAGCACAGCCGCTGCCCGTGTCACTGCACGAGAGCGTCAGCAGGATGGGCGCGGCATAAGGGCCCCACTTCGGCGAGGCCGAGGTGACAGGGGGCTCCGTATCCACCAGGAACCGCTCGTCTCCCTCCGCGGACGCGTGGCCCGCCCGGTCCACGGCGATGAAACGCAGCCGTGTCGTGGCGGGAATCGACAGCGGCGACGCGTAGCGGGCCGAGGCGGTCGAGGGGGGCGAGCCGTCACTCGTGAAGTGGATGGCGACGCAGCCGGAGCCATCACCATCGTCACAGGTCAATGAGACCGTGAGGCCTCGGCCATAGGTGCCCGCACGAGGCGTCGAGGAGACGGTGGGCGGCTGCGCATCGACGACGAACCGCACCGAGCGCTCGGCCTCGCGATTGCCATCGCGGTCCACGGAGAAGAACCGCAGGGTCGCGCTGACCTCGATGCGCAACGGCTCCGTGTAGCGAGGCGAGCCTGTCGTCGGCGCGCCGCCATCCAGCGTGTAGTAGGTGGCATCACAGCCCAGCCCCACGTCGCTGCACGTGAGGGTCGCGGTGGTCGGCCCCTTGAAGAGGCCCCCCGATGGCGAGACGGCCGTCGTGGGAGGAACGGTGTCCCGCACCGGGGGGTGCCCCCCGTCTTCCCGCGGACCCGCGTCTTCATGCCCACCCGCATCCTCATGGCCGCCCGCGTCCGGCCCGGGGCCTCCGCCCCCGCCGCCACAAGCACTCACCACCCACAGCGCGAGGACTCCAACGAGCCAGGGGGCTCGGAACCGGGACGAAGGGCGTGACATCGAAGCTCCAGGAAGGCGTGGACCACGCCCCAGACCGGGAGAGTCACGGACACCGGAGCGCGCGAATGTGGGGAGGGGGTCAGCCACCGTTCAATCAACGCACGATGTCTGTAGCCACGACGTTGCACGGGTATCACCCACCGTGCAAGCACATTCACCGGCCGGAGCTGCGCCTCAGGAAGAACACCCCCAACCCCAGCCCCGTGGCCCACTTCGCGGCGGCGGCCAGCGGCGTCCGGGAGAGCTTCGCCCCACCCTCCTCCACGGGCGCCTCCGCCTCGCGGGGCTTCTGCTCCATCTGGAGCGAGCGCTGCTCGAGGATGGCGTTGATCTCCGCCCCCAGGAGGACGACCTGTGAAGACAACCACATCCACAACAGCAGCACGATGACGCCACCGATGGCGCCGTAGTTCACGTCGTACTTGCCGAAGTTGGCCACGTACTTGGAGAAAGCCCAGGACGCCGCCACCCAGATGACCACCCCCACCACCGAGCCGGGGGTGATGAAGCGGAAGCGGTTCCGGGTGTCGGGCAGCACGTAGTACAGGACCGCCCACAGGAACATCATCAGCAGGCCCGCCACGGGCATGCGCAGCCACAGCACCACCGTGGCCGCGGGCCCCGGCAGCTTGCCGGCCAGGGCGGGCGCCACCACCGCGGCCAGCGCCGCCAGGATGGTCACCACCGCGACCATCAGCGTCGTGCTCACCGCGATGAGTCGAAGTTTCCACACCGGCCGCGTTTCATCCACGCCGTAGGCCGTGTTCAGCGCGTCCATCAAAGCGACGATTCCACCGGAGGCTGCCCAGATGGCGCCCACGCCACCCACCGTCAGCAGACCCACCGGGTTGCTGCTCGCCAGTGACTCGATGCGCTGCCCCAGGATGCTCGTCACTTCCTGGGGGGCCACCTTGCCCAATTCCTGGATGAGCACCTGGGCCTGGTTCGGGTCGATGATGACGCCCGCCAGCGACACCAGGAACAGCAGGAAGGGGAACAGCGCGAGGATGGCGCGGAACGTCAAAGCCCCCGCGACGTTGCTCACGTCGTCGCGCTTCCACTCCTCCTTCAGGAGCTTGAAGAACTCCTTCCACGCCATGCCTTTGCCCGGCAAGACCATCACGCCCCTCGCCCATGTAGGCCCCAGGGAGCTTGGCCATGCCCACCCCTGGCGGCGCCCCCGCAGCCCCGAGGCGCCTCCCCGGCCGTCCCTCCCCCCGGGGACTGGCTTCCTGAAAAACATTTCATCTTGTAAAAAACACTTCACGCCCGGTCCCCTCCGTCCAGGAGGGCCCGGCGCCCACTTCAGGACTCAGTCCGCCCCGAGGACGCAATGCTCGTTGCATCTCTGCTGAGTGTCAGCCTGGCGCTCATGGCCAGCGCGACACCTGGCGCCGCCGCGGAGGCTCGCACCGAGGCTCCGACCGAAACGCTCTGGCTCGTTCAACCCATGTACCCCGGCCAGGATGCCCTGGTGCAACGGGCCGAGACAGGCATCACGGGACTGCTTCCCGCGGATGTGAAACCTCGGCAGGTGGTGGGCGCGAAGGCCCTGGCCGCGCACCTCCAGGGACGCACCGGCGACCTGGGCTGTCTGGCCGGTGGCGCCCGGTGTCGGGAGCCGCTGGGGACGTACCTGGCCTCGCTGGGGTTGGAGCGCGTGGTGCTGGTGCGGGTGGGCCAGGATGACGCGGGCTATCGCTTCCGCGCGGTGAGCATTCGTTCAGAGAGCGGCGCTCGCGCGGAGGCGGAGACGAGCAATCCCTCCTTCGACCGGGCGCTGGCGGGCGTGCTGGTGAAGTTCCTGTCGCTCAACGCCCTGGTGGAGGCGGTGACGGAGCCCGCCGGTGCCACGGTGTTCATCGACGGGGTGAAGGTCGGGGTGACGCCCTACGCCACGGAGGTGCTGCCAGGAGAGCACACGTTCCGGTTCGAGCTGGCGTCGCACCTGCCGCGCGAGGAGACGCGGGTGGTCGCCTCGCGGGAGCAGGTGAAGCTGAGCCCCGCGCTGGAGAAGGTGCCCGCGCGGCTGGTGGTGAAGGTGCTGCCGGAGGGCACGGCCATCCTCGTGGATGGCTCCGTGGTGGGGAAGGACGCGGTGGACCAGGGCATCCAGCCCGGGAAGCGGACGCTGCGGCTCACGCAGGAAGGCTACGAGCCCCACGAAGTCGAGGCGGACATCGCGCCCGGTGCGACGTACACGCTGGAGCAGGAGCTCAAGCCCACGTCGATGCAGGCCTTCAAGCTGGCCATGCGCCGGCGCCAGGCGGCCACCATGGCGCGGCAGAGCTACCTGGAGGCGTCGTACGAGTTCGCGAGCCTCACCTCCGACACGCTGACCGCGCAGCCGGTGAACACGGACAACGGCGTGGGTGACGTGCGCGGCACGGGCGTGCGGTCTCCGGGCTCGCGGCGGCTTCGCGGGCTGGGGATTGAGTATGGGCGGTACGGCCAGTACTTCGGCGTGATGCTCGTGGGGGCGACCTGGTACTCCACGGGGGATGTCTGGACCATGGGTGTCAACGTGCCGCAGGGCGCGCAGGCATCTCCCGGGCTGACGGGCCTCACGCAGGTCGACACGAAGGTGCAGGTGCTGTCGCTGCGCGCGCTCCAGCCCCAGCTTCGCTACGTGCTGGGCCCCGTGTCGTTCGCCATCCAGGCGGGCCTGGACATGCGCGGGGCGCTCGCGAAGGAGCAGGACGACGGCTCGGGCTTCTCGCCGCGCTTCAAGGACGGCCTCTATGCGCTGGACCTGCATGTGTCCGGACAGGCCACCGCGCGCATCTTCGTCTACGAGGGTCTCTACGCGTCCGTGGCCTACCAGCGGGGCTTCTCCCTGCTGGGCAAGCTGGCCGGGACGAGCAACTTCCGGGGAGGGGTGGGTTATGCGTTCTGAGTCGCGCCGGCTGTTGCTGACGTGTGTGGTGATGCTGGGCGGTGTGGCGTTCGCCGAGCCGCTCGTGGGCCCCTCGGTGGGCAACGCCGACGCGCTCGTCGCCGAGGCCACCAAGCTCTACAACAAGCGGCTGTACGCGGAGTCCTCGCGGCTGTTCCTGCGGGCCACGCGAGCCAACCCGGCGCTGCTCCCGGCGTATCTGGGCCTGGGGCGCGCGCGCATGGGAGCCAAGGAGACGGCGGGCGCCTGCGCCGCGTATCGCGCGTGGCTGAAGAGCGCGCCCGACATCCAGGAGCGCCCCAAGGCGCAGGGTGAGCTGGAGCTGTGCGAGCGGCAGCTCAAGGCCTCTCGGAAGAAGAAGGCCCCGGCGCCCGCGGACCTGACGGCGCGGCACGTGGAGATGAAGGCGGCCTTCTTCGAGGCGCTCGAGGCCGGCAAGCTCGCGGAGGCCGGAGGCGCGGGCGAAGGGCTGCGCACGCTCATCGCGGAGGGCTACCTGGGCGTGGACCTGGCGGAGATGGCGACGCGCTTGAGCACCGCGAGCCGCACGGGCGCGGAGGACGTCCACCGCCGCGCGCTCACGGGCGAGGCCCTGGCGACGGAGCCCCTGAGCACCGCGCGGGCGCTGCTGGATTGGGCGAGGGACACGGGAGAGCCCGTGCCCCAGGCCTCGGCGAAGGGACAGTTCCTGGAGGGACTGGTCGCGCTCCAGGGGGGAGACGCGCGCGGCGCGGAGGGGCTGTTCGCCAAGGCGGCCACGGAGGCGCCTGGGGTGACGGAGTATCGCGTGTGGCGGGCCGCCGCGCTCCAGCGCGCGGGGGACTTGCGCGGGGCGCTGACCGTGATGGAGGCGGACCTCGCGGAGGACCCTCGCACGGACCTGCTGCGCGCGGCGGTGGCGCAGCAGACGTCCGCGGAAGACGGCGCGCGGGAGCTGGAGCGGCTGCTCTTCCAGCGCTACTCGCCGGCCGCGGCGCGCTGAGCGGGCGACGCCCTCACACCCTGGAAGGACCTGGATGTCCCTGTTCATCTGTCAGCGATGCGAGGCGCAGCACGACACCTGGACGGGCGCCTGTCCGGGCTGCGGAGGCACGGAGCTGCTCACCGTGACCCAGCGCGTGGACCGGATGCTGGGTCGCACCGTCGCCGGGCGGTATCGCATCGTCAAGAAGCTGGGCCAGGGTGGCATGGGCTCGGTGTACCTGGCGGAGCAGGTGGGCATCGGGCAGCAGGTCGCGATGAAGTTCCTGCACAGCGGCCTGTCGCTGGACCTGGATGTCACGCGGCGCTTCCTCAACGAGGCCAAGAGCTACGCGCGGGTGGGCCACCCCAACGCCGTCAACCTGCACGACTTCGGACAGGACGAGGAGGGCAACCTCTACATCTCCATGGAGTACGTGGAGGGAGATGACCTCAAGCGCCTGCTCGCGAACGTGGGCCGGCTGAGCGCGCACGAGGCCGGGGACATCATCCTCCAGGTGGCGGACGTGCTGGCGTACGCGCACGGGCGCGGCGTGGTGCACCGGGACCTCAAGCCCGAGAACATCATGGTCCGGCAGGGCCTGCGCGGCTGGCACGTCAAGGTGCTGGACTTCGGCATCGCCCGCATCGCGGACAGCGCCACGCGGCTGACGGCGCAGGGCGCGGTGGCGGGGACGCCTCGGTACATGTCACCCGAGCAGGCGCAGGGCCAGGACGTGGACTCGCGCGCGGACATCTACGCGGTGGGCGTGGTGCTCTTCGAGCTGCTCACGGGCGTGCAGCCGTTCGACGGCACCAGCGTCGCGGACATCATGCAGCGGCAGGTGAACCAGCCCACGCCGCGGCTGGGAGACATCGCGCCGGAGCTGGACATTCCCGCGCTCGACGCGGTCATCCAGAAGGCCACCGCGAAGAAGCGCGTGGAGCGCTACGCGACGATGGAGTTGTTCGCGTCGGACCTGAGCAACGCGCTGCCCACGCTCATCGGGCGGCCGCCCATCAGCGGCGTCAACCCCGTGGTGAAGATGGGCACGAGCAGCAACGTGAACTCGGGCACGCTCATCTACGGCGATGGCACCGAGGACACGATGCTGCGGGGCGCCTCGGAGGCGCCGACCGAGCTGGCCCGCATCAACACGGGGCGCATGACGCCGATCCCCTCCTTGGATGACAGCCCGTCCATCGACAGGACCGAGCAGCTTCCCGTCACGCCCGTGCCCGCGAAGCCCGAGCGCGCGGGGTTCGACAAGACCGCGCACGCGATGTCGCCCTACACGCCCGCGAAGCAGGGCCGCGCGGGCTGGGTGATGGGGCTGAGCATCGCGGGCGTGCTGATTCTCGCGGGGCTCGGGGTGGTGACGGTCCGAGGTGGCGCGAAGGACCAGCCAGCTCCCGCGCCCGTCGCGGAGAGCCCGAAGCCGGCGCCGTCCCCTCCCCCGCCGCAACCCACGGAGCCGCCCCGTCCCGAGCCCGAGGGCACCAGGCCCCCCGAGGCCGTCGTGGCAGCGGAGGACACCGCCGCGCTGGCGCGGAAACAAGAGAAGGCGCTGGACCGACTCATCGAGATTGGCGACGACTTCAACGACGGCGAGCTGTCCAAGGCGTCGGAGAAGCTGGCCCTCGCGCGGAGCCTGGGCCTGGACGTCGTGGAGCCCAAGCTCGCGGAGCTCGGCACGAAGATCGAGGATGCCTCCAAGCGGCTGGCCCGGGCTCGGGCGCGTGAGGACGAAGGCAACTGCGCGGACGCCATCACGCTCTACCGGGCCCTGAAGAAGGACTATCCGCAGCTCGCCGATGCCCAGCGGGGCCTCACCCGGTGCCGGCAGATGCTGCCGCCCGACGTGTCCGAGTAGCACACGGCGGAGCGCAGCCGCTCGGGCACGGGACGAGGCCCCTCTGGCTCAAGTCGACAGCCGGGCATGCACCTGCGAGAGCAGCTCGTAGGAGCGCAGCCGCGCGGCGTGGTCGAAGATCTGCGAAGTGACCATCAGCTCGTCCGGCTTCGTCTCCGCGATGAAGGAGCGCAGGCCATCGCCCACCTGCTCGGGTGCGCCGACGAAGGAGCACGCCAGCATCGTCTCCACCTGCGCCAGCTCGTACTCGGTGATGAGCCCGTCCATGCTCTCCACGGGCGGAGGAAGCTGTCCCGGACGTCCGCGCCGCAGGTTGATGAAGGCTTGCAGCAGCGAGGTGAACAAGCGCTGCGCCTGAGCCTCCGTGTCGGCGGTGAAGACGTTGACGCCCAGCATCGCGTAGGGCTTCTGGAGCACCTCCGACGGCCGGAACTGGGTGCGATACAGGTGCAACGCCTGCATCATCTGCTGCGGCGCGAAGTGCGAGGCGAACGCGAACGGCAACCCCATGGCCGCGGCGAGCTGCGCGCTGAAGAGGCTGGAGCCCAGGAGCCACAGCGGCACCTTGAGCCCCATGCCGGGCACGGCGCGCACGGCCTGCTGGGACGTGGGCTCCTGGAAGTACGCCTGCAGCTCCGCGACGTCCTGAGGAAAGGTGTCGGACGTGTCCACGTGGCTGCGCCGCAGCGCTTGGGCCGTACGGCCATCCGTGCCGGGAGCGCGCCCCAGCCCCAGGTCGATGCGCCCGGGATGCAGCGACTCGAGTGTGCCGAACTGCTCGGCGATGACGAGCGGTGAGTGGTTGGGGAGCATGAT
Encoded here:
- a CDS encoding chitobiase/beta-hexosaminidase C-terminal domain-containing protein translates to MSRPSSRFRAPWLVGVLALWVVSACGGGGGGPGPDAGGHEDAGGHEDAGPREDGGHPPVRDTVPPTTAVSPSGGLFKGPTTATLTCSDVGLGCDATYYTLDGGAPTTGSPRYTEPLRIEVSATLRFFSVDRDGNREAERSVRFVVDAQPPTVSSTPRAGTYGRGLTVSLTCDDGDGSGCVAIHFTSDGSPPSTASARYASPLSIPATTRLRFIAVDRAGHASAEGDERFLVDTEPPVTSASPKWGPYAAPILLTLSCSDTGSGCARIHYTLDGTKPTRSSPVYEGPLLIESRTQVGFFAVDEAGNEEPTRSLPYIVDTTPPSTVASPSGGTFNTGMTVYLPCDDGLSGSGCYATYASFARDANAPVPPFQLVVSGSTAVVESGVLRFYSVDRVGHAGAVKTVTFIIDREKPTVSALPRGGTYFTPQTVTLSCADTGGTSCSQLYYTLDGSWPTRQSARYTQSLALSKTSTLLFFAVDGADNDSETVREEYAFKSDTAAPTTVATPSGGLFRTAQSVVLSCGDGAGIGCASTRYTLDGTEPTETHGLTYTEPLLLSDATRLRFRSVDALGQWEAPRQEDYEFDMEAPLTRAEPAGGAFDGPLAVHLTCQDTGKGCSETRYTVDGSEPSSSSPRYSQPLLVGQTTTVRFASVDPVGNVEATRRETYVLDASTSASSQISAVRDSSPSPTQPRPIDGAFITFVKPGVGSTPLEPEGFFLQAETAGPALFVEVPLASLTPVPVGGERVRVQVNKLTRSTVLRAGIDAASFTVLGTGYPVKALAQDVSGVVLPTSIPQYSSELVTLRGELVGAYTSDGTGSGFSSIRLATVGVPTGSTYAYRLLFRLPELEQSPELTPGCRVAFTTPLWANGSYAQPTLWKWEQLEAVACASPRVVFAQALSATQVEVRFDRRLDVSTVDPAGGQFSIPGLTVTGATPQGTSEVRLQTAFQVPREQYEVTVSDTVKDRLGARVQSPSDSADFRGFATPARLRISEIDPSREFGAEGRVELEVLQSGPMTNITLWAGGIERPLATLPDVDVALGDIIVVHLSEVALSGSKLPRSEVSRKDELPGSTYPLAHDAAWDVRGTFSFALPRGDRVLRLKDPFGNLQDGVALIHPSSRVSSYLTELYALQDEQQWKPASCGGVRCTSVTSPTSDEISVNMKTLFDSGGGGMSLSRIRVEDSDAMLDWAVRNKSVGLPNL
- a CDS encoding YihY/virulence factor BrkB family protein, which produces MVLPGKGMAWKEFFKLLKEEWKRDDVSNVAGALTFRAILALFPFLLFLVSLAGVIIDPNQAQVLIQELGKVAPQEVTSILGQRIESLASSNPVGLLTVGGVGAIWAASGGIVALMDALNTAYGVDETRPVWKLRLIAVSTTLMVAVVTILAALAAVVAPALAGKLPGPAATVVLWLRMPVAGLLMMFLWAVLYYVLPDTRNRFRFITPGSVVGVVIWVAASWAFSKYVANFGKYDVNYGAIGGVIVLLLWMWLSSQVVLLGAEINAILEQRSLQMEQKPREAEAPVEEGGAKLSRTPLAAAAKWATGLGLGVFFLRRSSGR
- a CDS encoding PEGA domain-containing protein, whose product is MLVASLLSVSLALMASATPGAAAEARTEAPTETLWLVQPMYPGQDALVQRAETGITGLLPADVKPRQVVGAKALAAHLQGRTGDLGCLAGGARCREPLGTYLASLGLERVVLVRVGQDDAGYRFRAVSIRSESGARAEAETSNPSFDRALAGVLVKFLSLNALVEAVTEPAGATVFIDGVKVGVTPYATEVLPGEHTFRFELASHLPREETRVVASREQVKLSPALEKVPARLVVKVLPEGTAILVDGSVVGKDAVDQGIQPGKRTLRLTQEGYEPHEVEADIAPGATYTLEQELKPTSMQAFKLAMRRRQAATMARQSYLEASYEFASLTSDTLTAQPVNTDNGVGDVRGTGVRSPGSRRLRGLGIEYGRYGQYFGVMLVGATWYSTGDVWTMGVNVPQGAQASPGLTGLTQVDTKVQVLSLRALQPQLRYVLGPVSFAIQAGLDMRGALAKEQDDGSGFSPRFKDGLYALDLHVSGQATARIFVYEGLYASVAYQRGFSLLGKLAGTSNFRGGVGYAF
- a CDS encoding serine/threonine-protein kinase, which translates into the protein MSLFICQRCEAQHDTWTGACPGCGGTELLTVTQRVDRMLGRTVAGRYRIVKKLGQGGMGSVYLAEQVGIGQQVAMKFLHSGLSLDLDVTRRFLNEAKSYARVGHPNAVNLHDFGQDEEGNLYISMEYVEGDDLKRLLANVGRLSAHEAGDIILQVADVLAYAHGRGVVHRDLKPENIMVRQGLRGWHVKVLDFGIARIADSATRLTAQGAVAGTPRYMSPEQAQGQDVDSRADIYAVGVVLFELLTGVQPFDGTSVADIMQRQVNQPTPRLGDIAPELDIPALDAVIQKATAKKRVERYATMELFASDLSNALPTLIGRPPISGVNPVVKMGTSSNVNSGTLIYGDGTEDTMLRGASEAPTELARINTGRMTPIPSLDDSPSIDRTEQLPVTPVPAKPERAGFDKTAHAMSPYTPAKQGRAGWVMGLSIAGVLILAGLGVVTVRGGAKDQPAPAPVAESPKPAPSPPPPQPTEPPRPEPEGTRPPEAVVAAEDTAALARKQEKALDRLIEIGDDFNDGELSKASEKLALARSLGLDVVEPKLAELGTKIEDASKRLARARAREDEGNCADAITLYRALKKDYPQLADAQRGLTRCRQMLPPDVSE
- a CDS encoding LLM class flavin-dependent oxidoreductase, which translates into the protein MIPFSVLDLSPIRQGSNAGEALRSTLDLARHAERWGYQRFWLAEHHNMTGIASAATAVVIGHVAQGTSTIRVGAGGIMLPNHSPLVIAEQFGTLESLHPGRIDLGLGRAPGTDGRTAQALRRSHVDTSDTFPQDVAELQAYFQEPTSQQAVRAVPGMGLKVPLWLLGSSLFSAQLAAAMGLPFAFASHFAPQQMMQALHLYRTQFRPSEVLQKPYAMLGVNVFTADTEAQAQRLFTSLLQAFINLRRGRPGQLPPPVESMDGLITEYELAQVETMLACSFVGAPEQVGDGLRSFIAETKPDELMVTSQIFDHAARLRSYELLSQVHARLST